The DNA segment GGTATAATAACCGTTATAATGATGATATATTCGAAATTGTAGTTTCTTATCTAACTAATTTGGTGGAAAATCGTTTATAATTCCCTTTTATTATCATCTTCTTCCCTTTCCAAAATAATTTTTTCTTTTATAAAACTTTTTTCTACGAAGTAAGTTATTTTAGGTAGTTTACTTTTATCAAATCTTTCAGAATTTTTTCTTGTATCATCTTCTGTTAAATTTCTTTTATCTTCTTTTTTACTTAGATCTCCGGGTACTATCAAATTAATAGCATCCAATAAGTTTGTTTTACCACCTTCGTTTGGGCCTACTATACAAGTTACATCTCCAAGCTCTATGGTTTCATCTTTAAAAGACCTGAAATCTTCAATTCTAATTTTGTGTAGAAATCTCGGCATTATGTAACCTCCCCAGTAATTATTTTAATATCCCTAACTTTTATAATTAAGCTATTTATTTTAGCAAATTATATACAAAATTCTATAATAACGAAAATATTTGTCAATACTATTCTTTCTAAAATATTTTG comes from the Candidatus Zymogenus saltonus genome and includes:
- a CDS encoding AAA family ATPase, with the translated sequence MPRFLHKIRIEDFRSFKDETIELGDVTCIVGPNEGGKTNLLDAINLIVPGDLSKKEDKRNLTEDDTRKNSERFDKSKLPKITYFVEKSFIKEKIILEREEDDNKREL